The Corallococcus silvisoli genome contains the following window.
CTCCAGGCCCAGCTCGCGCACGCGCCGCTGGAGCGCGCGGCGGGAGACCTCCAGCTTCTGCACCATGCGGTCCAGGTCGCCTTCGCATTCGTGGAAGCAGCGGGTGATCTCCTCCGGGCTCAGGTCGCGCGCGGTGCGCAGCAGCGAGCTCTTGTCGATGAGCACGTACACGGAGGAGCGCGGGATGCCCAGCCAGTCCGCGGTGGCCTTCAGGTCCCACGCGCAGGCGCGCAGGGCCTCCAGCACCTCCTGTTCGCTCACGTCCGCGGGCTTGCGCCGCGCGGGCGTGCGGACCCCCGCCGGGGTGTTCTCCGCCGCCGGAGCGCCCCCGTCCACGGGCAGGACCTGCCCCGGGATGGGGAGGGCGTCCGCGTCCAGCGCCTGCTCCAGCCGGGCGTCCACGCGCAGCCCGGGCAGGCCCCGGCTGCCGATGACGAGCTGCCGCGCGACGTTGCGGAGCTGGCGCACGTTGCCGGGCCACGCGGAGCGCACCAGCCGCACGGCGAGGGACGCGGGCAGCCACGGTTCGGCCCGTGCGTCCGCGGACGTCAGGCGCTCCGCCTCGCCGGTGGACTCCAGCTCCTGGCGCGCGAAGTGGAGGAACAGCGACGCGATGTCCGCGCGGCGCTCGCGCAGCGGGGGCACGACGATTTCAAAGCCCGCCAGCCGGTGCAGCAGGGGCGCCTTGAAGCGGCCGTCCTGGATGCGCGCCTCCAGGTCCGCGTCCGTGGCTGTGACCAGCCGCACGTCGACGCGCACGGGGGCGTGTCCGCCCACGGGGTGCACCTCGCCCGTCTCCAGCACGCGCAGGAGCGCGGCCTGGACCTCCGGGGGCGCCTCGGCCACCTCGTCCAGGAAGAGGGTGCCGCCGTGGGCCGCGCGGAAGAAGCCGTCGCGGTCGCGCGTGGCGCCGGTGAAGGCCCCCCGGAGCGCGCCGAACAGCTCCGCGGCGATGAGGTCCCGGGACAGGGCGCCCAGGTTGACGCTGACGAAGGGGCCGGCGCGGCGGGGGCTGTGCGCATGGAGCGCGCGCGCCACCAGCTCCTTGCCCGTGCCCGTCTCACCCCGCACCAGCACGGGGACCTGGAGGTCCGCCACGCGCAGCACGTCCTCGCGCACGCGGACGATGCCCTCGCTGTCGCCCACCATGCCCAGCGCCGCCAGCTCCGCCGCGCCCTGGGGGCTGGGGCCGCGCGCGCGGGCCTGATGCAGCAGCAGGGCCACGCGCCCGGCCAGCACCAGCGGCACGCCCGCGACCAGCGCCTCGGCCGGGAACTCCCGCCCGCCGCGCACCGGCTCTCCGCCCACCAGCACGGGCGTCCCATCCTGCGGCACGAGCAGCCGCACCCCGCCACGCGTCCCCGCCTCGAAGCGCACCGGCGTGCGGCTCAGGAACGGGTCCCCCAGGGGCAGCGACAGCACGCCACCCGGGCGGCTGAAGTCCGGGGCGTTGCGCGACAGCTCCACCGCGCGCTCCCCCGACAGCAGCCCCTCCAGCAGCAGCCGTTCCCCCACGCGCTGGGGCTGGGCATGGCCAATGAGCGTCAACGCGGGCACCGCCTGGGCGGTCTGCGAGGGCGTTCCGTGCGTGCGGACGGCGGTCGTCGAGAATTCGGCGGGATTCTTGGGCGGCATGGACCTCCGGGGAAGCCTACAACGGGCTGGCTGCACCTGGGCCCACCAGGCGGGTTGCCTCCCTCCTTCTGCTTCATTGGGGATGGTCCTTTCCGGTGGGACCGGCCAGGGGGCTTCCCCATGGCTGCCCGTCCGGTGGGCCCAGGCCCGTGGGGGCGAGGAGCGCGCCCGCGCCCCACCCCGTGAATAGTGTTGAACCGTCCGCCGTGTGGATCTTCGAGAGAGCCCGAACTCCATGTCCCCATCGACCTCGAACAGCGCCCTCTTCGATGCCGTCCTGTTCGACCTGGACGGCGTCGTCATCGACACGACCGAGCTGCACTACCGCGTCTGGGAGGAGTTCTCCCGGGACCGGGGCTACGCGCCCACGCGGGAGGAGCTGCTCGCCACCAACGGGCGGCGGGCGGGCGAGACGCTGCGCGCGTGGTTCGGCACGCAGCTGAGCGACGAGGAGGTGGAGGCGCTCACGAACGACCGGGAGCGGGCCTTCCACCGCCTGCTCGCCCACGAGCCGGTGGTCGCGGTCCCCGGGGTGGAGGCCTATCTGCGCTCCCTGCGTCAGGCCGGAGTGCCCTGGGCCCTGGGCACCAGCGCCCTGGCGGAGAACGCGGAGCTGGCCCTGGAGCGCGTGGGGCTGGAGGACCTGTTCCCCGTGCGCGTGACCTCCCGGGACGTCACCTGGGGCAAGCCGCATCCGGAGGTGTACCTCAAGGCGGCCTCCGCGCTGGGCGTCGCCCCCGAGGCGTGCGTGGTGTTCGAGGACGCGGTGGCGGGCCTCAGGGCCGCGCGGGCCGCGGGCGCGGCGTGCGTCGCCGTGGCCACCTCGTTCCCGCGCCACGTCCTGGCGCGGGAGAAGCCGGACTGGCTGGTGAAGGACTTCCGGGACCTGCCCGCGGCGCTGCGCCCCGGAGGTCAGGGCCTCATGGCGCCGACGGGACCTCACCCGTGAGCACGCAGATGAACGCGTCCGGGTCGCACTTCACGGGGAAGAGCGGGTTGATGCCGGAGCCGCGCAGCCGGCCCGCGTCGTAGTCCGCGTACGGGTCGCACAGCGTGTCGTCCGGCAGCTTCGTCTTGCTGTTCTGGCACTTCACCACGGGCCAGATGCCCTTCACGTCGTAGGCGGCGGTGCAGCCGTTCTCCGTGTAGACGAGCTCCGCGGTGAACTGCGTGCCCGGAATCTCCGGCGTGTTGTAGATGCGCAGGTGGCTCCACGCGTAGCCGTACTCCTGCGCGGGCAGCACGCCGCCGTCGGACGCCTGGGCCGCGGCCACCTCCAGCCGCGTGGGCGTCAGCTCCGGCACCGAGCAGAAGTGGTCCGCCCCGGGCGTCGGGGACGCGAAGGCGCCCACCGCCGTGGCGGAGGCGGTGGAGTCCGCCGACAACCGGGACGCGAAGTCCTCCAGCAGCTTGCCCAGCCGCGCGCTGCGCACGCCCACCGTGTCGGGGGCCTCCGGTGCGGG
Protein-coding sequences here:
- a CDS encoding sigma 54-interacting transcriptional regulator, with amino-acid sequence MPPKNPAEFSTTAVRTHGTPSQTAQAVPALTLIGHAQPQRVGERLLLEGLLSGERAVELSRNAPDFSRPGGVLSLPLGDPFLSRTPVRFEAGTRGGVRLLVPQDGTPVLVGGEPVRGGREFPAEALVAGVPLVLAGRVALLLHQARARGPSPQGAAELAALGMVGDSEGIVRVREDVLRVADLQVPVLVRGETGTGKELVARALHAHSPRRAGPFVSVNLGALSRDLIAAELFGALRGAFTGATRDRDGFFRAAHGGTLFLDEVAEAPPEVQAALLRVLETGEVHPVGGHAPVRVDVRLVTATDADLEARIQDGRFKAPLLHRLAGFEIVVPPLRERRADIASLFLHFARQELESTGEAERLTSADARAEPWLPASLAVRLVRSAWPGNVRQLRNVARQLVIGSRGLPGLRVDARLEQALDADALPIPGQVLPVDGGAPAAENTPAGVRTPARRKPADVSEQEVLEALRACAWDLKATADWLGIPRSSVYVLIDKSSLLRTARDLSPEEITRCFHECEGDLDRMVQKLEVSRRALQRRVRELGLEGT
- a CDS encoding HAD family hydrolase, with the translated sequence MSPSTSNSALFDAVLFDLDGVVIDTTELHYRVWEEFSRDRGYAPTREELLATNGRRAGETLRAWFGTQLSDEEVEALTNDRERAFHRLLAHEPVVAVPGVEAYLRSLRQAGVPWALGTSALAENAELALERVGLEDLFPVRVTSRDVTWGKPHPEVYLKAASALGVAPEACVVFEDAVAGLRAARAAGAACVAVATSFPRHVLAREKPDWLVKDFRDLPAALRPGGQGLMAPTGPHP